A stretch of the Perca flavescens isolate YP-PL-M2 chromosome 3, PFLA_1.0, whole genome shotgun sequence genome encodes the following:
- the zbtb38 gene encoding zinc finger and BTB domain-containing protein 38 encodes MTVVSPCTQNLMDSAHPHTVLSKLNEQRSQGLFCDVTIVVEDVKFQAHKNILAACSGYFRNALTIPETWSSSQVLELMDLKSEVFASILNFIYCSKVTSPGPEDTGGLVAAGKRLGIPFLEKLAEQEKLDECVKFTDSSNKATKDAPRPKDIDRGPRITNAFSITEECPGNNLFTPLVQTNGERQSPDMGQLPSSCPTTSCLNGNETTQALSEHSYAVSKSTEGKDSSQWDNKKVCKPATSQPKHLIYRNAGPLKKRHRLTSTLCRNILPTPAEPQTDKPNTITSTLADGVSAAPVAVMTPPLLFSEAETEKSISPGLPIATDNVQMELGPPTSSPEDSISIYGCSHCPEIFTNKALLTIHSEVHKNRFVSHLFCKFCQRKFIHLKRLRNHEQVCPKAVRGPPKLDATDISTKEVELHSDDMPNTESIVTQPPSADLSTPYTPEPLQMDQSEPPQNEKAVRIGSSQRRYNCSVCKRVYVTLSSLKRHENVHSWQRAYPCHYCNKVFALAEYRTKHEIWHTGERRYQCIFCLETFMTYYILKNHQKSFHGIDPSLVVKKKSANGGLKASVYPIKLYRLLPMKFRKRQYKTYSQTYSESVERGDEAPPDSNSLIPPFEENNLISHPDTVSFPLTFMATTTMVAPVMPRISFGKPCDQDVDQSLNSDLESQRGTRKEAENRDLPLIDSTFSLQPKSPAVGYDDPPVSNSEHLSHNVPFLNSLNTVKKLGELSASAKRVEDMTKDILQSSTENLVRDKKVGATTETYIAKPACPGPSVDGGAMPLCQITVKIGNEAIIRRRIKGSKLFPRKKRRTRELSEEESPSQCPPTREISDNPRLRLRTEVTSATEPETYDDPNDCDTADMLWRPYYSYKAKKKNKLRFKHRKALFHGYPESSADRPAASEAHLDKNSWLTEESMSGGSGEVKRSLSRNSSPRATYNCDICDSSFITETGLRAHVIGSHPCFCRTCGKQGPPGEAPAGGDYICNSCMENGSCFDNTPRSPNPEKKYRCSFCPQRFLYLATKRSHEKKHQETNEEGYNSDNFMPCSKYSAYLSKDNKQDTIKTEDSYNQGGPDIKSERVEGHLSIDKIKPKIEDTTDFMSTYQDMSYSNIKSPLSPCIDPLFSLTPSKVKHKMVKKRINAQHSMHLISKKQASDRDSNSNKGILTGQKTTSHIDLEKSCKLFRRNDSETKGTHISIHKPEKWMCKEEPFF; translated from the coding sequence ATGACTGTGGTGTCCCCGTGCACTCAGAACCTAATGGATAGTGCTCACCCTCACACTGTGCTTAGCAAGCTCAATGAGCAGCGCTCACAAGGCCTCTTCTGTGATGTTACCATTGTGGTGGAGGATGTTAAGTTTCAAGCCCACAAGAACATCCTGGCAGCCTGCAGCGGGTACTTCAGGAACGCTCTGACAATTCCTGAGACATGGAGCTCTAGCCAAGTGCTGGAGCTGATGGACCTGAAGTCTGAGGTGTTTGCCAGTATCCTCAACTTCATCTACTGCTCAAAGGTGACATCACCTGGTCCAGAGGACACAGGGGGGCTGGTGGCAGCTGGAAAAAGACTTGGAATTCCTTTTTTAGAGAAGCTTGCAGAACAAGAAAAGCTTGACGAATGTGTTAAATTCACAGACTCCAGCAACAAAGCAACAAAGGACGCTCCCAGGCCTAAGGACATTGACAGAGGGCCACGCATCACCAATGCCTTCTCTATCACTGAAGAGTGTCCTGGGAACAATCTTTTCACCCCACTGGTTCAAACCAATGGGGAGAGGCAGTCACCAGACATGGGACAGCTCCCATCAAGTTGCCCCACAACCTCTTGTCTCAACGGGAACGAGACAACCCAAGCCCTCTCAGAGCACTCATATGCAGTAAGTAAATCTACTGAAGGCAAAGACAGCAGTCAGTGGGACAACAAGAAGGTCTGTAAGCCAGCAACATCTCAGCCAAAGCACCTCATTTACAGGAACGCAGGTCCGCTTAAAAAGCGTCACAGGCTGACAAGCACATTGTGTCGAAATATACTTCCAACTCCAGCTGAACCACAAACAGATAAACCAAATACAATAACCTCCACATTAGCCGATGGTGTTTCTGCAGCACCTGTTGCAGTCATGACACCACCTCTGCTTTTTTCAGAggcagaaacagaaaaaagtatAAGCCCAGGGCTACCTATAGCCACTGACAATGTTCAAATGGAGTTAGGTCCACCAACCTCTTCCCCTGAGGACAGCATTTCAATCTATGGATGCAGTCACTGTCCGGAGATATTCACAAATAAAGCTCTTCTCACCATTCACTCAGAGGTACATAAAAATCGTTTTGTTAGTCATTTGTTTTGTAAGTTTTGTCAGAGAAAGTTCATACACCTCAAACGGTTGCGCAACCATGAGCAGGTCTGCCCTAAAGCTGTAAGAGGCCCACCTAAACTGGATGCTACTGACATATCAACCAAGGAGGTTGAACTCCATTCAGATGATATGCCAAACACGGAGAGCATTGTGACACAGCCTCCTTCTGCTGACCTCTCCACCCCTTACACCCCAGAGCCCCTTCAAATGGACCAATCAGAGCCTCCACAGAATGAGAAGGCAGTGAGGATAGGTAGCAGTCAGAGGAGATACAACTGCAGTGTGTGTAAACGGGTCTACGTCACACTATCCAGTCTGAAGCGGCACGAGAATGTACATTCCTGGCAGAGGGCATACCCCTGTCATTATTGTAATAAAGTGTTTGCATTGGCAGAGTACCGTACAAAGCATGAAATCTGGCACACAGGTGAACGCCGCTATCAGTGCATTTTCTGCCTGGAGACATTCATGACATATTATATCTTAAAGAACCATCAGAAGTCTTTTCACGGCATTGATCCTAGTTTAGTTGTTAAGAAGAAATCCGCCAACGGTGGTCTGAAAGCCAGTGTTTATCCAATCAAACTCTACAGGCTTCTGCCTATGAAGTTTAGAAAGAGACAATACAAGACGTACAGTCAGACATATTCTGAGAGTGTTGAAAGAGGGGATGAAGCCCCACCAGACAGCAACTCTCTTATCCCTCCATTTGAAGAAAACAATCTGATCAGCCACCCTGATACTGTTTCATTCCCTCTTACATTCATGGCAACGACAACGATGGTGGCACCTGTCATGCCTCGCATCAGCTTTGGCAAGCCATGTGACCAAGATGTTGACCAAAGTCTGAACAGTGATTTGGAAAGTCAGAGAGGCACAAGAAAAGAGGCTGAGAATAGAGATTTACCCTTAATTGACAGTACCTTCTCTTTGCAACCCAAATCTCCTGCAGTGGGTTATGATGATCCTCCAGTAAGTAACTCAGAGCACCTTAGTCATAATGTGCCATTCTTAAACTCTTTGAACACTGTTAAAAAATTAGGTGAGCTATCAGCTTCTGCGAAAAGAGTTGAGGATATGACCAAGGATATACTTCAATCAAGCACTGAGAATCTGGTGCGAGATAAAAAGGTGGGAGCAACGACAGAAACCTATATCGCCAAACCTGCATGCCCGGGTCCATCTGTGGATGGTGGTGCAATGCCGCTCTGTCAGATAACAGTGAAAATAGGCAATGAAGCCATCATCCGCCGCCGTATCAAAGGATCCAAGCTCTTCcccagaaagaaaagaagaacgagAGAACTAAGTGAGGAGGAGAGTCCAAGTCAGTGCCCTCCAACACGAGAAATCTCAGATAACCCCAGGCTCCGCCTGAGAACAGAAGTCACTTCTGCCACAGAGCCAGAGACATACGATGATCCCAACGACTGTGACACAGCTGATATGCTTTGGCGCCCCTACTACTCTTACAaagctaaaaagaaaaataagttgAGATTCAAGCACAGAAAGGCCTTGTTTCACGGTTATCCTGAATCATCTGCAGATAGACCTGCTGCAAGTGAGGCCCACCTTGATAAAAATAGTTGGCTGACAGAAGAGAGCATGTCAGGTGGTAGTGGAGAGGTGAAACGTAGTCTCAGCAGGAACTCCAGCCCAAGGGCCACCTACAACTGTGACATCTGTGACAGCTCTTTTATCACAGAGACCGGTCTGAGAGCTCATGTTATTGGTTCCCACCCATGTTTCTGCCGGACCTGTGGTAAACAAGGTCCCCCTGGCGAGGCACCAGCCGGTGGGGATTACATCTGCAACAGCTGTATGGAAAATGGCTCCTGCTTTGATAACACACCCCGGAGCCCCAACCCAGAGAAGAAGTATCGCTGCTCTTTCTGTCCCCAGCGTTTTCTCTACCTTGCCACCAAGAGAAGCCATGAGAAAAAACACCAGGAGACAAATGAGGAGGGATATAATTCTGACAACTTCATGCCATGTTCTAAATACTCAGCATACCTAAGTAAAGACAATAAACAAGACACCATCAAAACAGAAGACAGCTACAACCAAGGTGGCCCGGACATAAAAAGTGAAAGGGTGGAAGGACATCTTTCCATTGATAAAATTAAGCCTAAAATTGAGGATACAACTGACTTTATGTCTACCTACCAAGACATGTCATATTCCAACATTAAAAGTCCATTATCACCCTGCATTGACCCATTGTTTTCCCTGACACCCTCAAAGGTGAAacataaaatggtgaaaaaaaggATTAATGCACAGCATTCTATGCATCTCATCTCAAAAAAGCAAGCCTCTGACAGAGACAGCAATAGCAACAAGGGCATTTTGACAGGGCAAAAAACAACCAGTCACATCGATCTTGAGAAGTCCTGTAAACTATTTAGAAGAAATGACTCTGAAACTAAAGGCACCCACATTTCTATACACAAACCAGAGAAATGGATGTGCAAAGAGGagccatttttttaa